One window from the genome of Kryptolebias marmoratus isolate JLee-2015 linkage group LG1, ASM164957v2, whole genome shotgun sequence encodes:
- the LOC108241838 gene encoding noelin-like, with the protein MESEENLLNVFLLLLLIGSNFTLVGPSTPEEGWQIYSSAQDSEGRCVCTVVAPQQTVCSRDARTKQLRQLLEKVQNMSQSIEVLDQRTQRDMQFVEKMEVQLKGLENKFKQVEDGHESNIARQYKSIKAKMEELRPLIPVLEAYKADALLVQQFKEEAANVTELLGSLQEQLGGLDYQELHGRVMNLEDRLRACMQRLACGKLTGISEPVTIKTSGSRFGSWMTDPLAPAGDNRVWYMDGYHNNRFVREYQSMYDFMTTDNFTSHRLPHPWSGTGQVIYNGSIYFNKFQSHTIIKFDFSTSLISRSRQLDFAGYNNMYHYSWGGHSDIDLMVDEGGLWAVYATNQNAGNIVLSKLNPNTLQIIRSWTTNHPKRSAGESFMICGTLYVTNGYSGGTKVYYAYSTNSSTYEYIDIPLTNKYSHLSMLDYNPRDRALYAWNNGHQVLYNVTLYHIIQ; encoded by the exons ATGGAGTCGGAGGAGAATCTGCTCAacgtttttctgctgctgctgctgatcggATCCAATTTCACTCTG GTGGGTCCTTCAACCCCTGAGGAAGGCTGGCAGATATACAGTTCAGCTCAGGACTCTGAAGGTCGATGTGTTTGTACAGTTGTTGCTCCTCAGCAGACGGTTTGCTCCAGGGATGCTCGAACCAAACAGCTGCGGCAGTTGCTGGAGAAG GTGCAGAATATGAGTCAGTCCATTGAGGTGCTGGACCAACGGACTCAGAGAGATATGCAGTTTGTGGAGAAGATGGAAGTCCAACTCAAAGGTCttgaaaacaaattcaaacaggTGGAAGATGGACATGAAAGCAACATTGCCAGACAATACAAG TCTATCAAAGCAAAAATGGAGGAGTTGCGCCCTCTCATACCAGTTCTGGAGGCTTACAAGGCAGATGCTCTGCTGGTCCAACAATTTAAAGAGGAAGCAGCAAACGTTACTGAGCTGCTGGGATCTTTGCAGGAACAACTAGGAGGACTGGACTACCAGGAGCTCCACGGTCGAGTGATGAACCTGGAGGACCGCCTGCGGGCCTGCATGCAAAGGCTTG CTTGTGGGAAGCTGACAGGAATTTCTGAACCAGTCACCATTAAGACTTCTGGCTCCAGATTTGGTTCATGGATGACCGACCCACTGGCTCCAGCTGGAGACAACAGA GTGTGGTACATGGATGGTTATCACAATAATCGCTTTGTTAGGGAGTACCAATCAATGTATGACTTCATGACAACGGATAACTTCACATCTCATCGCCTGCCTCACCCATGGTCTGGTACCGGTCAAGTAATTTATAACGGATCTATTTACTTTAACAAGTTTCAAAGTCATACCATCATTAAATTTGACTTCAGCACGTCCCTCATCAGCCGCTCCCGACAGCTCGACTTCGCCGGTTACAACAACATGTACCATTACTCGTGGGGCGGGCACTCGGACATTGACCTCATGGTGGATGAAGGCGGGCTCTGGGCTGTTTATGCCACCAATCAAAATGCTGGTAACATTGTACTCAGCAAATTAAATCCAAACACTCTGCAGATCATCCGCAGCTGGACCACCAACCATCCAAAACGAAGTGCTGGTGAATCCTTTATGATTTGTGGAACTTTGTATGTCACCAACGGCTACTCTGGAGGAACCAAAGTGTACTATGCTTACTCCACCAACTCCTCCACCTATGAATACATTGATATTCCTCTGACCAATAAATACAGCCACCTCTCCATGCTTGACTACAACCCAAGAGACAGAGCACTCTATGCCTGGAATAATGGCCACCAAGTCCTTTATAATGTAACACTTTATCACATTATACAGTAA